One window of Anaeromyxobacter diazotrophicus genomic DNA carries:
- a CDS encoding nicotinate phosphoribosyltransferase, whose product MPVPTDLYRPSLALLTDFYELTMAAAAWKSGIAGEEAVFTLSFRKNPFEGGFTLAAGLESVIDHVSRHRFDASDLAYLAEQRDGHGKPLFEPGFLEYLGRLELAVDVDAVPEGTAVFPWEPVLRVRGPVIPCMLLETPLLTLVNFQTLIATKAARVCLAAGGAPVLEFGARRAQGFDGALSASRAAYLGGCAGTSNVLAGKLFGIPVKGTHAHAWVMLFDDEREAFRAYAGAMPGNCVLLVDTYDSLAGVERAIETGRWLREHGGELAGIRLDSGDLAWLSQEARRRLDAAGFERTAIMASNELDEHIIVSLRDQGACIAAWGVGTRLVTGADDGALGGVYKLGAVRRGGGPWQHRVKLSEQSSKTSVPGVLQVRRFRHDGVYLADCIYDELTGLPAAPTIVDPTDHTRRREIPAGTPGEDLLAPIFRGGRLVYAPPALEEARRHAARELAALHAGVKRFVYPHQFPAGLERNLFDLRTRLVLEARGLPAA is encoded by the coding sequence ATGCCCGTCCCGACCGATCTGTACCGGCCCTCGCTGGCGCTCCTCACCGACTTCTACGAGCTCACCATGGCGGCGGCCGCCTGGAAGAGCGGCATCGCCGGGGAGGAGGCGGTCTTCACGCTCTCCTTCCGCAAGAACCCCTTCGAGGGCGGCTTCACGCTGGCGGCGGGCCTCGAGTCGGTCATCGACCACGTCTCCCGCCACCGCTTCGACGCGAGCGACCTCGCCTACCTCGCCGAGCAGCGCGACGGGCACGGGAAGCCGCTCTTCGAGCCGGGCTTCCTCGAGTACCTGGGGCGGCTCGAGCTGGCGGTGGACGTCGACGCGGTGCCGGAGGGCACCGCCGTCTTCCCCTGGGAGCCGGTGCTGCGCGTCCGCGGGCCGGTCATCCCGTGCATGCTGCTCGAGACCCCGCTGCTCACGCTGGTGAACTTCCAGACGCTCATCGCCACCAAGGCGGCGCGGGTCTGCCTGGCGGCGGGCGGCGCGCCGGTGCTCGAGTTCGGGGCGCGGCGGGCGCAGGGCTTCGACGGCGCGCTCTCCGCCTCGCGCGCCGCCTACCTCGGCGGCTGTGCCGGCACCTCCAACGTCCTCGCCGGGAAGCTGTTCGGGATCCCGGTGAAGGGCACGCACGCCCACGCGTGGGTCATGCTGTTCGACGACGAGCGCGAGGCGTTCCGGGCCTACGCCGGCGCGATGCCGGGGAACTGCGTGCTGCTCGTCGACACCTACGACTCGCTGGCGGGGGTCGAGCGCGCCATCGAGACCGGCCGCTGGCTGCGCGAGCACGGGGGCGAGCTGGCCGGCATCCGCCTCGACTCCGGCGACCTGGCCTGGCTCTCCCAGGAGGCGCGGCGGCGCCTCGACGCGGCGGGGTTCGAGCGCACCGCCATCATGGCGTCGAACGAGCTCGACGAGCACATCATCGTCAGCCTGCGCGACCAGGGCGCGTGCATCGCGGCCTGGGGGGTGGGGACGCGGCTCGTCACCGGCGCCGACGACGGGGCGCTGGGCGGCGTCTACAAGCTCGGCGCCGTGCGGCGCGGCGGCGGGCCCTGGCAGCACCGGGTGAAGCTCTCCGAGCAGTCGTCCAAGACGAGCGTGCCGGGCGTGCTGCAGGTGCGCCGCTTCCGCCACGACGGCGTCTACCTGGCCGACTGCATCTACGACGAGCTGACCGGGCTGCCGGCGGCGCCGACCATCGTCGACCCGACCGACCATACCCGGCGCCGCGAGATCCCGGCCGGCACCCCGGGGGAGGACCTCCTCGCGCCCATCTTCCGGGGCGGGCGGCTGGTCTACGCGCCGCCCGCGCTGGAGGAGGCGCGCCGGCACGCCGCGCGCGAGCTCGCCGCGCTCCACGCCGGGGTGAAGCGGTTCGTGTACCCGCACCAGTTCCCGGCCGGGCTGGAGCGGAACCTGTTCGACCTGCGCACGCGCCTCGTCCTGGAGGCGCGCGGGCTGCCCGCGGCCTGA
- a CDS encoding LPP20 family lipoprotein, producing the protein MPHLAVAAVALCLLAGPAPARDGRPDWVDGESLEWPRHRYLTGVGSADDRATAEDRGRAEIARVFTARVLSTTTSFASESTATVRGASATAAQVAVSDDTRTSTDKVLEGVEIAATWQDPATRRIFALAVLDRRSGAERLRARLAALDASARPAEAELASASDPVAAAMAGLRLRALARRREPLAADLRLLDPAPEGGAARYARLDAAASAALARLVVVASAAGETAPALEEGVTQGLAALGMKAAPAAPGVAPDLVVEVAGALEDLGHRDGWAWWTAHASLAMREAKSGRVLVRFEESAREAATLDADARRRAAQSAGARVAERLPAALLAWADAP; encoded by the coding sequence ATGCCGCACCTCGCCGTCGCAGCCGTCGCACTGTGCTTGCTGGCCGGCCCCGCTCCCGCGCGCGACGGCCGTCCGGACTGGGTCGACGGGGAGAGCCTCGAGTGGCCCCGCCACCGGTACCTGACCGGCGTCGGCTCCGCCGACGACCGCGCCACGGCCGAGGACCGGGGCCGGGCCGAGATCGCGCGCGTCTTCACGGCGCGCGTGCTCTCCACCACCACCAGCTTCGCCTCGGAGTCGACGGCCACCGTCCGGGGCGCCTCCGCCACGGCGGCGCAGGTGGCGGTCAGCGACGACACGCGCACCAGCACGGACAAGGTGCTGGAGGGGGTCGAGATCGCCGCCACCTGGCAGGACCCGGCCACGCGCCGGATCTTCGCGCTGGCGGTGCTGGACCGCCGCAGCGGGGCCGAGCGGCTCCGGGCGCGCCTGGCCGCGCTGGACGCCTCGGCACGGCCGGCGGAGGCGGAGCTGGCGTCGGCCTCCGACCCGGTGGCCGCGGCCATGGCGGGGCTGCGCCTGCGCGCGCTGGCGCGCCGCCGCGAGCCGCTCGCGGCCGACCTGCGCCTGCTCGACCCGGCGCCGGAGGGCGGGGCGGCCCGGTACGCCAGGCTGGACGCGGCCGCGAGCGCCGCGCTGGCGCGGCTGGTGGTGGTGGCGAGCGCCGCGGGCGAGACCGCCCCCGCGCTCGAGGAGGGCGTCACCCAGGGGCTCGCCGCGCTCGGGATGAAGGCCGCCCCGGCGGCGCCCGGGGTCGCGCCGGATCTGGTGGTCGAGGTCGCCGGCGCGCTGGAGGACCTGGGCCACCGCGACGGGTGGGCCTGGTGGACGGCGCACGCGTCGCTCGCGATGCGCGAGGCGAAGAGCGGGCGGGTGCTGGTGCGCTTCGAGGAGAGCGCCCGCGAGGCGGCCACCCTCGACGCGGACGCCCGCCGCCGCGCCGCCCAGAGCGCGGGCGCCCGCGTCGCGGAGCGGCTCCCGGCCGCGCTGCTGGCGTGGGCGGACGCGCCCTGA
- a CDS encoding class I SAM-dependent methyltransferase has product MARANPWSLVPAADYEAWMGPAGAGLTAPLSALFEKVYAARQPRRLAVLGVATGNGLEHVDPAVTRVVAAVDVNLSYLAVARQRFMRLGPSLQLLCADAEQVELEPGGFDLVHAAMVLEHLDPRALLPRAASWLAPGGALSVVLRLPGGDPVPAQPGAAALREAVEQTRLVPPEELRQLAAASGLAERRAFVVPLPGGRRLFTALYGRSGEGRP; this is encoded by the coding sequence ATGGCACGCGCGAACCCCTGGTCCCTCGTCCCGGCCGCCGACTACGAGGCGTGGATGGGGCCCGCCGGCGCGGGCCTCACCGCGCCGCTCTCGGCCCTCTTCGAGAAGGTGTACGCGGCCCGCCAGCCGCGGCGGCTGGCGGTGCTGGGGGTCGCGACCGGCAACGGCCTCGAGCACGTCGACCCGGCCGTCACCCGCGTCGTCGCCGCGGTGGACGTGAACCTCTCCTACCTGGCGGTCGCCCGGCAGCGCTTCATGCGGCTCGGGCCCTCGCTGCAGCTCCTCTGCGCGGACGCCGAGCAGGTGGAGCTCGAGCCGGGCGGCTTCGACCTGGTCCACGCGGCGATGGTGCTCGAGCACCTGGATCCGCGGGCGCTCCTGCCGCGCGCGGCGAGCTGGCTCGCGCCGGGCGGGGCGCTCTCGGTCGTGCTGCGGCTGCCGGGCGGCGACCCGGTGCCGGCGCAGCCCGGCGCGGCGGCGCTGCGGGAGGCGGTCGAGCAGACACGGCTCGTCCCCCCGGAGGAGCTGCGCCAGCTCGCGGCCGCGAGCGGTCTCGCCGAGCGGCGCGCCTTCGTGGTGCCGCTCCCGGGCGGGCGCCGCCTGTTCACGGCGCTCTACGGAAGGTCCGGGGAGGGGCGCCCGTGA
- a CDS encoding c-type cytochrome translates to MNRIVASLAICLAVAVAAPARAAEDGKALFAQKCASCHGPDGKGQTPMGKKLGAKDLTHEDKEPLDEIVKDIENGKPPKMLAYKGKLTPEQIKAVATYIKGGLK, encoded by the coding sequence ATGAACCGCATCGTCGCCTCCCTCGCCATCTGCCTCGCCGTCGCCGTGGCCGCGCCCGCCCGCGCGGCCGAGGACGGCAAGGCCCTCTTCGCGCAGAAGTGCGCGAGCTGCCACGGCCCCGACGGCAAGGGCCAGACGCCCATGGGCAAGAAGCTCGGCGCCAAGGACCTCACCCACGAGGACAAGGAGCCGCTCGACGAGATCGTGAAGGACATCGAGAACGGCAAGCCGCCCAAGATGCTGGCGTACAAGGGGAAGCTCACCCCCGAGCAGATCAAGGCCGTCGCCACCTATATCAAGGGCGGCCTGAAGTAG
- a CDS encoding 4Fe-4S dicluster domain-containing protein gives MSGERRTPQSLPVLPEAPADPGRRSFMRTAAAGAAVAALSGCGLEDFFRKSFRELSKGDVQKVLASLERKHSAKYGRAVTVSGAPAQPGVEFGYGLDLSRCVGCRRCVYACVKENNQSRKNPQIHWIRVLEMDKARGVDLAHAEVYYEADQVPRPGHFYMPVQCQQCRNPPCVKVCPVQATWKEPDGIVVVDYDWCIGCRCCMSACPYGARHFNWAEPTLPKEELNPVTHYLGNRPRPKGVVEKCTFCIQRTRAGRYPACVEVCPVGARKFGNLLDPESEIRRVMDTKRVFVFKEELATHPQFYYFYAT, from the coding sequence ATGAGCGGCGAGCGAAGGACCCCGCAGAGCCTCCCGGTCCTCCCGGAGGCGCCGGCTGACCCGGGGCGGCGCAGCTTCATGCGGACGGCGGCCGCCGGCGCCGCCGTGGCGGCGCTCTCCGGCTGCGGGCTGGAGGACTTCTTCCGCAAGAGCTTCCGCGAGCTCTCGAAGGGCGACGTGCAGAAGGTGCTCGCCAGCCTGGAGCGGAAGCACAGCGCGAAGTACGGCCGGGCGGTGACCGTCTCCGGCGCGCCGGCGCAGCCCGGGGTCGAGTTCGGCTACGGGCTCGACCTCTCGCGCTGCGTCGGCTGCCGCCGGTGCGTCTACGCGTGCGTGAAGGAGAACAACCAGAGCCGCAAGAACCCCCAGATCCACTGGATCCGGGTGCTCGAGATGGACAAGGCGCGCGGCGTGGACCTCGCCCACGCCGAGGTCTACTACGAGGCCGACCAGGTGCCGCGGCCCGGCCACTTCTACATGCCGGTGCAGTGCCAGCAGTGCCGGAACCCGCCCTGCGTGAAGGTGTGCCCGGTGCAGGCGACGTGGAAGGAGCCGGACGGCATCGTGGTCGTCGACTACGACTGGTGCATCGGCTGCCGCTGCTGCATGTCGGCCTGTCCGTACGGCGCGCGCCACTTCAACTGGGCCGAGCCGACGCTGCCGAAGGAGGAGCTGAACCCGGTCACCCACTACCTGGGCAACCGGCCCCGGCCGAAGGGCGTGGTCGAGAAGTGCACCTTCTGCATCCAGCGCACGCGCGCCGGCCGCTACCCGGCCTGCGTCGAGGTGTGCCCGGTGGGCGCGCGCAAGTTCGGGAACCTCCTCGACCCGGAGAGCGAGATCCGGCGCGTGATGGACACCAAGCGCGTCTTCGTCTTCAAGGAGGAGCTCGCGACGCACCCGCAGTTCTATTACTTCTACGCCACGTGA
- the dsrP gene encoding sulfate reduction electron transfer complex DsrMKJOP subunit DsrP, translated as MSGILGFLRGCARLVARGNRAYYAWLGVLAAAILIGLLAYAHQFRTGLIATNMRDQVSWAFYVGNFTFLVGVAAAAVLLVIPAYVYEWEPIKEVVILGELLAVSAITMCLLFILVDMGRPDRFLHILPLLGSPNWPHSMLTWDALVLNGYLALNLTVVVHILYKGYRGEHYNRKLIVPLVLASIPGAVSIHTVTAFLYNGMAARPFWNASILAPRFIASAFCSGPAVMIILFQILRKTTRIAVKDEAIFKVAELMAYAMFVNLFLLGAEVFKEYYSATEHLLYTQYLWSGIGPHRALVPFAWLALACSVSAFLLFLVPRTRRNFVTLNAGCVLIWAGVYIEKGMGLVIPGMTPDTLGEIYEYRPTATEWAIAAGIFGVGFLVFTVLVKVAVPIMTGTFQAPDRAADHPSPGKSAAVA; from the coding sequence ATGAGCGGAATCCTCGGCTTCCTGCGCGGGTGCGCGCGGCTCGTCGCGCGCGGCAACCGCGCCTACTACGCCTGGCTGGGCGTGCTGGCGGCGGCCATCCTGATCGGGCTCCTCGCCTACGCCCACCAGTTCCGCACCGGCCTCATCGCGACGAACATGCGGGACCAGGTGAGCTGGGCCTTCTACGTGGGCAACTTCACCTTCCTCGTCGGGGTGGCGGCGGCGGCGGTGCTGCTCGTCATCCCCGCCTACGTGTACGAGTGGGAGCCCATCAAGGAGGTGGTGATCCTGGGCGAGCTGCTCGCCGTCAGCGCCATCACCATGTGCCTGCTCTTCATCCTGGTGGACATGGGGCGCCCGGATCGCTTCCTCCACATCCTGCCGCTGCTCGGCTCGCCCAACTGGCCACACTCGATGCTGACCTGGGACGCGCTGGTGCTGAACGGCTACCTGGCGCTCAACCTCACGGTCGTGGTCCACATCCTCTACAAGGGCTACCGCGGCGAGCACTACAACCGGAAGCTCATCGTCCCGCTCGTCCTCGCCTCGATCCCGGGCGCCGTCTCCATCCACACCGTGACGGCCTTCCTCTACAACGGGATGGCGGCGCGGCCCTTCTGGAACGCGTCGATCCTCGCCCCGCGCTTCATCGCCTCGGCCTTCTGCTCGGGGCCCGCGGTCATGATCATCCTCTTCCAGATCCTCCGGAAGACCACCCGCATCGCCGTGAAGGACGAGGCCATCTTCAAGGTCGCCGAGCTCATGGCGTACGCCATGTTCGTGAACCTGTTCCTGCTCGGCGCCGAGGTGTTCAAGGAGTACTACTCCGCCACCGAGCACCTGCTCTACACGCAGTACCTCTGGAGCGGCATCGGGCCGCACCGCGCGCTGGTGCCGTTCGCCTGGCTGGCGCTCGCCTGCAGCGTCTCGGCCTTCCTGCTCTTCCTCGTCCCGCGCACGCGCCGGAACTTCGTCACCCTCAACGCAGGGTGCGTCCTCATCTGGGCGGGCGTCTACATCGAGAAGGGGATGGGGCTCGTCATCCCCGGCATGACCCCCGACACGCTCGGCGAGATCTACGAGTACCGGCCCACCGCCACCGAGTGGGCCATCGCGGCCGGCATCTTCGGCGTCGGCTTCCTCGTCTTCACGGTGCTGGTCAAGGTGGCGGTGCCCATCATGACCGGCACGTTCCAGGCTCCCGACCGCGCGGCGGATCACCCCTCGCCAGGGAAGTCCGCCGCCGTGGCCTGA
- a CDS encoding histidine phosphatase family protein: MTERARELWLVRHGETEWSRIGKHTGRSDIPLTAEGERQARAVGAYLAGRPFGQVLVSPLRRARQTCALAGYEALARVVPDLAEWDYGPYERRLSSEVRAEIPGWTVWTHGVPSPGETLDQVAGRARRVLAEVEAGEGDALLFAHGHLLRVLAACWAGLPPAAGGVLALGPGSVSVLGFETERRVIRRWNLAP; encoded by the coding sequence GTGACGGAGCGCGCCCGCGAGCTCTGGCTGGTGCGGCACGGCGAGACGGAGTGGAGCCGCATCGGCAAGCACACCGGGCGGAGCGACATCCCGCTCACCGCCGAGGGCGAGCGGCAGGCGCGCGCCGTGGGCGCCTACCTCGCCGGCCGCCCCTTCGGGCAGGTGCTGGTGAGCCCGCTGCGCCGCGCCCGCCAGACCTGCGCGCTCGCCGGCTACGAGGCGCTCGCCCGCGTCGTGCCGGACCTGGCGGAGTGGGACTACGGCCCGTACGAACGGCGGCTCAGCAGCGAGGTGCGCGCCGAGATCCCGGGGTGGACCGTCTGGACCCACGGCGTCCCGTCTCCCGGCGAGACCCTCGACCAGGTGGCCGGCCGGGCGCGGCGCGTGCTGGCCGAGGTGGAGGCGGGGGAGGGCGACGCGCTCCTCTTCGCGCACGGCCACCTCCTGCGCGTGCTCGCCGCCTGCTGGGCCGGGCTGCCCCCCGCTGCCGGCGGCGTGCTCGCCCTGGGCCCGGGCAGCGTGTCGGTGCTGGGCTTCGAGACGGAGCGGCGCGTGATCAGGCGGTGGAACCTGGCGCCCTGA
- a CDS encoding HNH endonuclease — protein sequence MLELDHIHPVALGGRSTADNLRLVCRTHNSLHAEQVFGREHMDRFRKNTDRSAPPTAAGGSTSGACGESAQTAGATPTPTPGRRGTGS from the coding sequence ATGCTGGAGCTCGACCACATCCACCCGGTGGCGCTCGGCGGGCGCAGCACCGCCGACAACCTGAGACTGGTGTGCCGCACTCACAATTCGCTGCACGCGGAGCAGGTCTTCGGGAGGGAGCACATGGACCGGTTCCGGAAGAATACGGACCGGAGCGCTCCACCCACCGCCGCTGGCGGAAGCACTTCTGGGGCGTGCGGCGAGAGCGCGCAAACCGCTGGCGCGACGCCGACGCCTACGCCGGGCCGGCGAGGTACCGGATCGTGA
- a CDS encoding penicillin-binding protein activator LpoB, producing the protein MLARPLKLAATLFLCAGCATTQVRRMDVNEVKDLSGRWNDTDSRLVAEEMIEDSLTRPWLANAQARKGAAPTVIVQTVRNNSMEHINTETFVEDLQRALINSGRVQFVASASERGELRMERADQDLNASDATRKAHGQESGADYALSGTINSVRDRDGGESVVLYQVNLKLLDLKSNQIVWNGQKKIKKNVARASASF; encoded by the coding sequence ATGCTCGCACGCCCCCTCAAGCTCGCCGCCACCCTTTTCCTCTGCGCCGGCTGCGCCACCACCCAGGTGCGCCGCATGGACGTGAACGAGGTGAAGGACCTGAGCGGCCGGTGGAACGACACCGACTCCCGGCTGGTGGCGGAGGAGATGATCGAGGACAGCCTCACGCGCCCGTGGCTCGCGAACGCGCAGGCGCGCAAGGGGGCCGCCCCGACCGTCATCGTCCAGACGGTCCGGAACAACAGCATGGAGCACATCAACACCGAGACCTTCGTGGAGGACCTGCAGCGCGCGCTCATCAACTCGGGCCGCGTGCAGTTCGTGGCCAGCGCGTCCGAGCGCGGCGAGCTGCGGATGGAGCGGGCCGACCAGGACCTCAACGCCTCGGACGCGACGCGCAAGGCGCACGGGCAGGAGTCGGGCGCCGACTACGCGCTCTCCGGCACGATCAACTCGGTCCGCGACCGCGACGGTGGCGAGTCGGTCGTGCTGTACCAGGTGAACCTCAAGCTGCTCGACCTGAAGTCGAACCAGATCGTCTGGAACGGACAGAAGAAGATCAAGAAGAACGTCGCGCGCGCCTCGGCGTCGTTCTAG
- a CDS encoding S66 family peptidase yields MPNELVRPGALRPGDTVALFSPSSGLAARFPRAYEQGVAVLRQELGLEVRALPTARADQAWLRANPRARADDLHRAFRDPEIRAVLATAGGEDVVRLLPFVDQTVFQTCPKILMATSDATPLLALAHQAGLVTFHGPSVMSGLAQARGLPTAFLTHVRAMLFEGRESYEYHPYGSYLERDPERASDAELPRLRRDERGWRVVQGAGRVRGRLFGGGLEALELVKGTPWWPAPSFFDGKVLFLEISKVLPGPEAVRRTLRGYGVAGLFDRIAGLLVGRPRGYDEGQRDALEKDLVEVVAGDFGRRDLPIVTHVDFGRTDPQLIVPLGGLVEIDCQARRLWLAEAAVARPAR; encoded by the coding sequence ATGCCGAACGAGCTGGTCCGCCCCGGCGCGCTGCGGCCGGGCGACACGGTGGCCCTCTTCTCCCCGTCCTCCGGGCTCGCCGCGCGCTTCCCGCGGGCGTACGAGCAGGGCGTGGCGGTGCTGCGGCAGGAGCTCGGGCTCGAGGTGCGCGCCCTCCCGACGGCCCGCGCCGACCAGGCGTGGCTGCGCGCCAACCCGCGCGCCCGCGCGGACGACCTGCACCGCGCCTTCCGCGATCCGGAGATCCGGGCCGTGCTCGCCACCGCCGGCGGCGAGGACGTGGTGCGCCTGCTGCCCTTCGTCGACCAGACGGTGTTCCAGACCTGTCCCAAGATCCTGATGGCGACCTCGGACGCGACGCCGCTCCTGGCGCTCGCGCACCAGGCCGGCCTCGTCACCTTCCACGGCCCGAGCGTCATGTCCGGGCTCGCCCAGGCGCGCGGCCTCCCCACCGCCTTCCTGACCCACGTCCGCGCCATGCTCTTCGAGGGGCGCGAGAGCTACGAGTACCACCCGTACGGCAGCTACCTCGAGCGCGACCCCGAGCGCGCCAGCGACGCGGAGCTGCCGCGGCTCCGGCGCGACGAGCGCGGCTGGCGGGTGGTGCAGGGCGCCGGCCGGGTGCGCGGGCGGCTCTTCGGCGGCGGGCTCGAGGCGCTGGAGCTGGTGAAGGGGACGCCCTGGTGGCCGGCCCCCTCCTTCTTCGACGGGAAGGTGCTGTTCCTCGAGATCTCGAAGGTGCTGCCCGGGCCGGAGGCGGTCCGGAGGACGCTGCGCGGCTACGGGGTGGCGGGGCTCTTCGACCGGATCGCGGGCCTGCTGGTGGGGCGGCCGCGCGGCTACGACGAGGGGCAGCGCGACGCGCTGGAGAAGGACCTGGTCGAGGTCGTGGCGGGGGACTTCGGGCGCCGCGATCTGCCCATCGTCACCCACGTGGACTTCGGTCGCACGGACCCACAGCTGATCGTCCCGCTGGGCGGCCTGGTCGAGATCGACTGCCAGGCGCGGCGGCTCTGGCTGGCGGAGGCGGCGGTGGCGAGGCCGGCCCGCTAG
- a CDS encoding mannosyltransferase family protein — protein MPGRPPDARGPGAALAAAVLYPFLLTRAGLLLVAWFAAQFAPSWTYFDPTGAARGWSRLPWLALDVWGRYDTAWYLDLARHGYRPPAELLREQSNLAFFPLYSWLVRAGTALLPPAARAGEAGPYLVAVALANACALLGLALVYLVVRDAFSDERLARRTALYLLLFPAGFFLSCAYTESLYLALAAGTFWLAQRERWAWAAATGLLLGLTRASGILVAPALGLLYLSQRGWRLRAVRWDALAITAAPAGLLAHAVHLALLTGDPLALFHAQAAWHRAVAAPWRTLLEPAAFHPKMGPLELAGAVLFLALGLALLALRRWALAAFALLSLAPVLLSGTLMSATRFLAVVFPAFIPLAKAGEREAVDRAVVILFTFAQALLFFAWSRFYWVA, from the coding sequence GTGCCTGGACGGCCTCCCGACGCGCGAGGACCCGGCGCCGCGCTCGCCGCGGCCGTCCTCTACCCCTTCCTGCTCACGCGGGCCGGGCTCCTGCTCGTCGCCTGGTTCGCGGCGCAGTTCGCGCCGAGCTGGACCTACTTCGATCCCACCGGCGCGGCGCGCGGCTGGTCGCGCCTCCCCTGGCTCGCCCTCGACGTGTGGGGGCGGTACGACACCGCCTGGTATCTCGACCTGGCGCGGCACGGCTACCGGCCGCCCGCCGAGCTGCTGCGCGAGCAGTCGAACCTGGCCTTCTTCCCGCTCTACTCCTGGCTGGTGCGCGCCGGGACGGCGCTCCTCCCGCCCGCCGCCCGGGCCGGCGAGGCCGGGCCCTATCTCGTGGCGGTGGCGCTCGCGAACGCCTGCGCCCTCCTCGGCCTGGCGCTCGTCTACCTGGTGGTGCGCGACGCGTTCTCCGACGAGCGGCTCGCGCGCCGGACGGCGCTCTACCTGCTCCTCTTCCCGGCCGGCTTCTTCCTCTCCTGCGCCTACACCGAGTCGCTCTACCTGGCGCTCGCCGCCGGCACCTTCTGGCTCGCGCAGCGCGAGCGCTGGGCCTGGGCCGCCGCAACCGGCCTCCTGCTCGGGCTCACCCGCGCGTCGGGGATCCTGGTCGCCCCCGCGCTCGGCCTCCTCTACCTGTCGCAGCGCGGGTGGCGCCTCCGCGCCGTGCGCTGGGACGCGCTGGCGATCACCGCGGCGCCGGCCGGGCTCCTGGCGCACGCGGTCCACCTGGCGCTCCTCACCGGCGACCCGCTGGCGCTCTTCCACGCCCAGGCCGCCTGGCACCGGGCGGTGGCCGCGCCCTGGCGCACCCTCCTCGAGCCCGCCGCCTTCCACCCGAAGATGGGCCCGCTCGAGCTCGCGGGGGCGGTCCTCTTCCTCGCGCTCGGCCTGGCGCTCCTCGCGCTGCGGCGCTGGGCGCTGGCGGCCTTCGCGCTCCTCTCGCTCGCGCCGGTCCTGCTCTCCGGCACGCTCATGTCGGCGACGCGCTTCCTGGCGGTGGTCTTCCCCGCGTTCATCCCGCTGGCGAAGGCCGGCGAGCGCGAGGCGGTCGACCGCGCGGTGGTGATCCTGTTCACCTTCGCCCAGGCGCTGCTGTTCTTCGCCTGGAGCCGCTTCTACTGGGTCGCGTAG
- a CDS encoding LPP20 family lipoprotein, translated as MSRRALPFAGSAAALLLAACSGQPVRPTIAAPECPGPAWTCFQSGPCPFAEWKDSLCAVGTADSISSQSLGIEAAKTRARREMGAVLKSQVDGFTRITQDSLSKAGAGEDSTQKVGDLAQNVVEQTLHGVSVPRTWYSPDSKVYYAIAVVDASTFASALKGMRDAKGLSDAMKEEIDRRADGIAKDWAAERDRKNGVAHP; from the coding sequence ATGTCCCGTCGCGCCCTTCCGTTCGCGGGCTCCGCCGCCGCGCTGCTGCTGGCCGCCTGCTCCGGCCAGCCGGTGCGGCCCACCATCGCCGCCCCGGAGTGCCCGGGGCCGGCCTGGACCTGCTTCCAGTCGGGGCCGTGCCCCTTCGCCGAGTGGAAGGACAGCCTGTGCGCGGTCGGGACCGCCGACTCGATCTCGTCCCAGAGCCTGGGCATCGAGGCGGCCAAGACCCGCGCCCGCCGCGAGATGGGGGCAGTGCTGAAGTCGCAGGTCGACGGGTTCACCCGCATCACGCAGGACAGCCTCTCGAAGGCCGGGGCGGGCGAGGACTCGACGCAGAAGGTGGGCGACCTGGCGCAGAACGTCGTCGAGCAGACGCTCCACGGCGTGTCCGTCCCGCGCACCTGGTACAGCCCCGACAGCAAGGTCTACTACGCCATCGCGGTCGTCGACGCGTCCACCTTCGCCAGCGCGCTCAAGGGCATGCGCGACGCGAAGGGGCTCTCCGACGCGATGAAGGAGGAGATCGACCGCCGGGCCGACGGCATCGCCAAGGACTGGGCGGCCGAGCGCGACCGGAAGAACGGCGTCGCCCACCCGTAG